GGCTTTTTTCAGGACCTCGACATACCTGATGTATGCCTTCGCCCCTGAAAAACCACACGAAATTTTTGCTTAGCCATCCTNNNNNNNNNNTAAAAATTTGATCGCCAGTATATCCGTTTCCAGAAGTACATAAAGCCTTTTTTCATTTCCCTGAGCTGCGCTGCAGGGGTCATGGTTGTCGAATCGCCGCCTCCCGTTACAATGGAAGGATGAACTCGGTCAGGGGGCGCCAGGTGACGGGATTTCCGGAAGATGTCGGAGATAAGGATCAGGGCAGGCTGCTCGCGGTGGGGGACATCCACGGCTGCCTCGATCATCTCGAGCGGCTGATGGCCCGGGTCGAGCCGACCCAATCCGATCGGATCGTCTTTATGGGCGACTATATCGACCGGGGTCCGGACGGCAAGGGGGTCATCGATTATCTCATCGAGTTCGGCGGACGCTTTCCCGAAACCGTTTTTCTCAAGGGCAATCACGAAGCGATGTTCCTTGACTTTCTCGCCGGCCGGAACCAATGGCTCTTTCTCTACAACGGCGGCGCTTCCACCCTGGAGAGCTATCAGGAAGAGAGGGGGATCCGCATCCCCAAGGCTCACTTCAATTTTTTTTCCACCCTCCGCCTGTATCACGAGACGGACAAATTTATCTTCGTCCACGCCGGCCTGCGTCCCGGCAAGCCCCTGGAACGGCAGGAGGAAAAAGATCTCCTCTGGATTCGTGAAGAGTTTATCACCTCCTCTTTCGACTGGGGGAAGACGGTGGTCTTCGGCCATACTCCCCAGAAACAGCCGCTGCTGGATAAAAACAAGATCTGCGTCGATACCGGAGCGGTGTTCGGGAATTCCCTGAGCTGCTGCGACGTCGAGAAGCGGCGGTGCTGGACCTCACGGCCGCTGCCGCCGGCGTGAAAAACCGTCATTTGTCATTTGTCCCTTGTCATTTGCTTTATTGTCAACCAATGACCAATGACGATTTAACCAAGGACGGTTTTTCTCAACAGATCCCCCGGCTGCGTTCCATCCGGAAGGTCCATGACGATCCGGGCGTTGGGCTGACCGGCGGCCAGCGGCTCTCCATTCTCGGAGAAAAGCGTGCCGGCATGGAAACCGGTCCCTCGCATTCCCGGCCCGATGAGCTCCAGGGAGTCGCCGGGGAAGAATCGGTTGCGCCCCTGCACCACTCCCTTTCCTCCGGCGGCGACGCTCTGCACGACCCCGACGAAATCATAGAGGCGCACATAACGGGAGTCGCGGCGATGGATTTGCGGATCATCGCCTCCGAAGAGAAAACCCGTGCCATAGGGGCGATGGCTGACCTTATCGAGCTCTTCCCGCCAGAGAGGATCAAAACGCCACGTATCGGGGTCCTTGAGCCAGGCATCGAGGGCGGCCCGGTAGACACGGGTCACCGCCGCCACGTAATACCGGCTTTTCATCCTCCCCTCGATCTTCAGGCTTCCCACCCCGGCGGCCAGCAACTCCGGGAGATATTCCACCAGGCACAGATCCCGGCTGTTCATCAGGTAGGTTCCCCGGCCGTCTTCCTCCACGGGGAAATACTCTCCCGGGCGCGTCTCCTCCATCAGCCCGTATTTCCAGCGGCAGGGCTGGGCGCAAGCCCCCTGATTGGCGCTCCGCCCGGTCAGTGCGGCGGAAAGGAGACAGCGACCCGAATAGGCGACGCACAGGGCGCCGTGAACGAAGGCCTCCAGTTCCACGTCGCATCCGGAGCCGATGTCCCTTATCTCTTCCAGGGTAAGCTCGCGGGCCAGATTGACCCGACTGACCCCCGACTCCTGCCAGAAGCGGACGGCGGAAGCATTGGTGGTATTGGCCTGGGTGGAAAGATGGATGGGCCGCTGCGGATCAAGGCGGCGCACCTGGGCCAGGACTCCGGGGTCCGAAACGATGTAGGCGTCGAGGTCCAGCGGGCGCAGCGCTTCCAGGTAGGCGCATAATGATTCGATCTCCCCCGGCCGCAGGTAGGCGTTGAGGGTGAGATAGAGGCGCTTGCCGCGGGTCGAGGTCATCTCACGGGCGCGGCCCAGATCCTGCAAGGTAAAATTGCCGGCCGGGGCTCGCAGTCCGAACTGCTCCCCTCCCGCATAAACGGCATCGGCGCCGTAGTCGAGGGCGGTCTGCAGCTTTTCCAGGTCTCCGGCCGGGGCGAGCAGTTCAGGTTGGAGCATCTGTTTTAATCCTTCCATATGTTCTTGTTTGAGGCAGAGAATAGCACAACATCGACCGGCAGAGTAAGAGCCATGACAGGCTTAAACGCTTGACAGAGGCGCAAAAAGCCTATAATTTTTACGGAAATTCTGCCGCGGCTCCATTTTCGATCAGTGCGGCAGGAGAAGGGAAAAATTAAATAATGCGAATCCATTTTTCGATCATCATGATCCTTTCGGCAGTCCTCTCCGGCTGCGCGGTTCCCCAACCGCTCCCCAAACAGGCACTCACCAGAGCGGACCTGCAAAGCCTCGAGCAGGGGCAGGAGGACCTCTCCCGGCAGATGCAGAAAATTCAGGACAACGTACTCCTGGTCGAGGCCCGGATGCAGGATCAGCAGCAGATCATTGAAGAGATGAAGACGGCTCTAGCGGCACTAAAGGTCACCCCTGCCGGGGAAAAGACGGAGCCTGAGACAGCGGAAGGGGGCGGGGTTTCTCCGGGCACGGCTCTCTCACCCACCGAAATTTATCTTCAGGCCTTCGCCGACTATACGTCGGGCCGATTTCAGCAGGGGATTGCCGGTTTCGAATCCTTCATCAGCCGCTATCCTGAAAGCGAATATGCCGGCAATGCACGATATTGGCTCGGAGAATGCTACTATTCGCTTCAGCAGTATGAACAGGCCGCGCAGGAATTCGCCAGGTTGGTCGAAGAGTATCCGCAGAGCAACAAGACCCCCGAGGCCCTGCTGAAGATGTCCTCAGCCCTGCTCCGGATGGAACAGCCCGACCGGGCCGGACAAGCTCTGAAGATCCTGCTCCAGCGCTATCCCGACAGCTCCGCAGCCAAGAAGGCACGGCAGACCGAGCCGTTTTCGACCATCCTGCAGAATGGGGGAATGTGATGATCCGTAGAATGACGCTTCTGCTTTGCCTGCTGCTGCTCCCCTTCTCCGTCCCGGCGCAGGAGAGCGCCCGGACCTATGTCATCAAAAAAGGCGATACGCTCTGGGGGATCTCGGAACGATTCCTCAAGGACCCTTATTACTGGCCCAACCTGTGGGCAAACAACCCCTTCGTCTCCAATCCCCATTTCATCTATCCGGGGCAGAAAATCAATATTTACGACGGGCGAATCGAGATCGTTCCGGTTAGGCCGGAAACAAAAGCGCCGGTCGAAGCTCCCCCAATTACCGCCATCCCCCCCGCCGAAGCCGCAGCGGTCCCGCTTCCCGAACCGCAGGAGTCCATAACCATCAAAACCAGGAGCGGGGCCGAAGGGTTCATCTCCCGGGAGGAGCTCGATTCCGCCGGCATTCTGATCGACACCGTAGACAACCGGATACTGATGGCGACCGGGGATCAGGTCTTTCTGAAAATAGATGATCCGGCATCGTTAAGTCCCGGTGAGCCCTTCTCCCTTTTCCGCATCGGCAGGGAGGTGGAGCACCCGGTCACCGGGGAACCGCTCGGATATCAGGTGGTCAGCCTGGGAGCGTTGCAGGTCACCGACATCGACGGCGCCGTGGCGACCGCGAAAATCACCGTTGCCCACGAAGAGATCCAGCGTGGGGACCGGCTGCGCCCCGTGCCGCCCGACCGCAGCGAAGTCGTCCTGAAGAGCTCGAATCGGGATCTCTCCGGCTACCTGGTCGCCGCCAAAAGCGATCAGGTCCTTCTCGGGCAGCATGATATCGTTTATGTGGACCTTGGTTCCGAGGACGGATTGGAAAGCGGGAACCTTCTTTATATTTCCCGTTCCCGCAAAGCGACGGAACTGGCCCTGGAGGAAGACATCCAGCTTCCCGATGTCCTCCTGGGATCCGCCGTGGTCCTGGAGACCCGCCCGCAAACGGCCACGGCCCTGGTCCTCAAATCGGCAGATGCCCTCCAGTTGGGAGATCGTGTCTCCACCGTGACCCGGCAATAAGGACAGGAGACCCCGCGGAAAAAAGTTTGACGAAAAAAGGATTGAAGTTTTCAATCCTTTTTTCATTTGAGCCGCACGAGCAGCGATCGAAAACTGAATTTATCTATTGTGCATCACAGGAGGGGGAAGATGACGTCTGAAGAGAAGGACTGGCTGCGCCTGCATCTCACCCGCGGACTCGGACGCACCGGCATTATCCAGCTGATGCAGGCTTTCGGCTCGGTCCGGGAAATCCTCACGGCGGGTCCAAAGGCCTGGACGGAGCGCGCCGGCGTCCGGGCGGCGGTTGCCGTCGAGCTGCCCGGGGGAAATGACCCCAGGCTGGAGGAGGCCTGTCGGAGCCTGGAAACGATCCAGGCCGGCATTGTCAATTTGTGGGATGAGCGCTATCCCTGCCTGTTGCGGAAGATTCACGATCCTCCGGCCCTGCTTTATGTCAGGGGGCGGATCCCCGGCGAGGAGTCTCTGGCGGTGGTCGGCGCCCGCAAGGCTTCGCACGCGGCCAGACGCCTGACGGCGGAGATCTGCACCGAGCTGGCGGGGCGGGACATCACCATCGTGAGCGGGCTGGCGCGTGGGATCGACAGCGCTGCTCATCAGGGCGCCCTTGAGGGAGGTGGTTCCACCGTCGGGGTTCTGGGCTGCGGGATCGACCTGGTCTACCCGTCCGAAAACGCACGGCTCTTTCAACAGACGGCTGAGCGCGGGGCGGTCATTTCCGAGTATCCTCCGGGAACGCCTCCGCTATCAGGGCACTTTCCCGGTCGCAACCGCATCATCAGCGGCATGAGTCGCGGGGTGCTCGTCGTGGAAGCCGCCGAAGGAAGCGGTTCACTGATCACCGTAGACTTTGCCCTGGAGCAGGGGCGGGAAGTATTCGCCGTTCCCGGCCCGGTATACGCATCCAACGGCGCCGGAGTCAATCGCCTGCTCAAAGAAGGCGCCCACGTGGTAACCGAGGCCAGGGACATTCTTGAAATCCTCTGGCCCCAGATCCCTCCCCGGGAGGTGCGCCACCGGGAGGATTCCTTTGCCGCCGCCCTCCCCGACACTGCGCGGGATATTTATCTGCATCTCGGAGATGAACCTCTTCACGTGGACGACCTGGTCCAGAAAAGTGGCTTGACACCTATGGATGTTTCCGCTATTTTACTGCACCTAGAACTCCGGGGGGGCGTTGAACAGCTTCCCGGCATGCGCTTCGTCCGCCGACGGGGACCCTGAGAACCTGACGGCCGACAGCAGGAGATCATTTGAGAGAACGGGTCCTGGCAATCGTAACCCTCATCGCCCGGTATGTCATGGAGGACCGTGACCCCTTGACCGAAAGCGACCTGGTCGAGGAACTTCTGGCGGTGGGTTTCGAGGCGGAGGAAATCGATGCCGCCTTCAGCTGGATGGAGAGCCTGTCCCTTCAGACCTCCACCCAGACCGACGTCCTCCTGTCCCTGCCTCCGCAGAGGATTTTCACCCCTGAGGAAATCCAGCTGATTTCCTGCGAGGCGCGAGGGTTTCTGTCTCGCCTGCGATCCCTGGGCATCCTGGATGAGCACGCCCAGGAGGAGATCATCGACAGAGCGATGCAGGTCGCCGAAGATGAGCTCTCCCTCAAGGAGATGAAGACGCTGACGGCGCTTACTCTCTTTGCCCGATCCCACGAAGACTGGCGGCGGGAGGTAGACTGCTTCATGGAAGACGACTGGTCGCGGCTGTATCATTGAGCGACACCCAGGCTGCGGGAATGCCCCTGCAGCCTTTTTGGTTTTTAACCGGGCACACGGCACGGTTTCAGGCGAAGGCGATCCTGGCCAAATGCCCGAAGCCTTTGTTTTTTTGAGGTCAAAATGACAAAATCACTGGTAATCGTCGAATCTCCGGCCAAGGCGAAGACCATCGAAAAGTTTCTCGGCAAGGGGTACAAGGTCCTGGCCTCCTACGGACATGTGCGCGCTCTGCCCAGCAAACAGGGGTCCGTGGATGTGGCTCACGATTTCGAGCCCAAGTACCACATCCTGCCCGAGAGCAAAAAGCAGATCGCCACCCTGAAAAAAGAAGTCCAGCAGAGCGATGAACTGATCCTCGCCACGGACCTCGACCGGGAAGGGGAAGCCATCGCCTGGCACCTGCTCGAGGCCCTGGATATCGACGAGCAGGGCGACTCCCCGAAGGTCAAGAGGGTCACCTTTCACGAGATCACCAAGGGCGCCATTCAGAAGGCCATGGCCGAGCCGCGCCGTATCGCCCGCGAACTGGTGGACGCTCAGCAGGCACGCTCCATTCTCGACTATCTGGTGGGCTTCAATCTCTCCCCTTTCCTGTGGAAGAAAATCCGCTACGGGCTCTCCGCCGGGCGGGTGCAATCGGTGGCCCTGCGCCTGGTCTGTGAGAGGGAAAAGGAAATAGGGGCCTTCGTTTCCCGGGAATACTGGACCATTGAAGCCCTGCTCGCCTCGGCGGCGGGCAAATCCTTCCGCGCGCGTCTCTCCGCCGTGGACGGGAAAAAGCTGGACAAGTTTGCCATCGAGACGGAAAGCGCCGCGAAGGAACTGGTCGATGCCATTGCCCGGGAAGAGTTCCGGGTCGATCAGCTCACCCGAAGCGAAAAAAAGCGCAACCCCGCTGCCCCCTTCACCACCAGCACCCTGCAGCAGGAGGCCAGCCGCAAACTCGGCTTCTCTGCCCGAAAAACGATGACCGTGGCCCAGAAGCTGTATGAGGGGATCGACATCGGCGAAGGATCGGTCGGACTGATCACTTATATGCGAACCGACTCGGTGGCTCTGTCGGACGTGGCGACCTCCGAAGCCAAAGAGGTCATCACAGGGATGTTCGGCGCCGAGTATGCCCTGGACAAGCCGCGGGTCTACAAAAGCAAGGCCAAAAACGCTCAGGAAGCTCACGAGGCGATTCGACCCACCATCATCGGTCAGACTCCCGAGAAGCTCAAAGCTTTCCTCAGCTCCGACCAGTACCGGCTCTACCAGCTCATTTGGAAACGCACTGTCGCCTCGCAGATGGCCATAGCGATTCTCGACGCCACGACTGTGGATATCGCTGCGGGCAAACGTTTCGTCTTTCGCGCCTCTGGCCAGGTCATCCGCTTTCCCGGCTTCATGAAGCTCTACATCGAGGGGACCGACGATACCGAAGAAGAGCAGGAGGGGACTCTGCCGTCTCTGGAGGAAGGGGAGGCCGTGCAGCGGCAGGAGCTTCTCCCCGACCAGCACTTCACTCAGCCGCCGCCGCGCTACACTGAAGCCAGTCTGGTCAAAACCCTCGAAGAGTACGGCATCGGCCGGCCATCCACGTATGCCTCGATCATGAACACCCTGGTGACCCGCAAGTATGTGCGACTGGAGAAACGCGCCTTCTACGCCGAGGATGTGGGGATGGTGGTCAACGACCTGCTGGTGAAGCATTTCACCCGCTATGTCGACTACGATTTCACTGCCGGGATGGAGGAAAACCTCGATGCCATCTCCCGCGGCGAGAAGAAATGGCGGCCGGTCCTCGGTGAATTCTGGGAACCGTTCATCTCCCTCCTGAAACAGAAGGAGAAAGAGGTCTCCAAGGAAGACGTCACCACGGAAAAGACCGATAGAGACTGCCCCGAGTGCGGTAAGCCGCTGGTCATCAAGCTTGGCCGCTCCGGCCGTTTCCTGGCCTGCAGCGGCTTTCCCGAGTGCCGCCATACCGAGCCCCTCTCCGGAGAGGAGCAGGAAGAGCCGGAAGTCTCTGAGGAAAAGTGTGACAAATGCGGCGCTCACATGCTGATCAAGATGGGGCGATACGGGAAATTTCTCGCCTGTTCCGCCTATCCGGAGTGCAAGAACATTCAGCCCCTGGTCAAACCGACCGCCCTCGGCATCACCTGTCCCGAATGCAAGGAAGGGGAGCTGATGGAGAAGAAGAGCCGCTACGGCAAAATCTTCTACTCCTGCAACCGCTATCCCCAGTGCAAATATGCCCTGTGGGATCAGCCGATCAACGAGCCGTGCCCCAAATGCGGCTACCCGGTGATTGTCGAGAAGGTCACCAAACGCTTCGGCACCTACCGAAAGTGCCCCACTGAAAACTGCGACTACAAGCTGGTGCTGGTGGAGCCGGAAAAGAAGGAGAGCGCGGCCAAAAAGCCCGCCGCCAAAGGGAAAACCAAGAAAGGCGCCAAAGCATAGGTCTTATAGGGCCTATACGACCTATAGGACCTGTGCAGTGAGCTTGCAGCCCACTGAAACCCACCTGGAATCTGAACCCTTGAATAAAATCATCGTCATCGGCGGCGGCCTGGCCGGCTGCGAGGCGGCCTGGCAGGCGGCCGGCGAAGGGGCCGAAGTCCTCCTTTACGAGATGAAGCCCCAGCGCTTCTCCCCCGCCCATAACTCTTCGAACCTCGGGGAGCTGGTCTGCTCCAACAGTCTGCGCGGGACGGGGATGAACAATGCCGTCGGCTGCCTCAAGGAGGAACTGCGCCGCTGCGCCTCCCTGTTCATGGAAGCCGCCGATGCCACCGCCGTCCCCGCGGGAGGCGCCCTGGCCGTGGACAGGGAAGCCTTCTCCGCCTATCTGACCGGGAAAATCGAGGCGCACCCCCGCATCACCCTGGTGCGTGATGAGGTGACCGCCATCCCCGCCGAGGGGACCGTCATCATCGCCTCCGGGCCGCTGACCTCCGAGGCCCTCTCCGCCGACATCGCCCGCCGCGCCGGCGGCGAGCACCTCTATTTCTACGACGCCATCGCCCCCATCGTCGAAGCCGACTCCATCGATTTCTCCAAGGCCTGGCGGGCCTCCCGCTACGGCAAGGGGGGGGACGACTACGTCAACTGCCCCCTAACCAGAGAAGAGTACTTCGCGTTCATCGAGGCGCTCAAGGGCGCGCAGAAGGTTCCGGCCCGGGATTTCGAGAAGATGATCCATTTCGAGGGGTGCATGCCGATCGAGGAGATGGCCGAACGCGGCGAGATGACCCCGGCCTTCGGCCCGATGAAACCGGTGGGCCTCGCCGACCCCCGCACCGGCAGGGAGCCCTTCGCGGTCGTCCAGCTGCGCCAGGACGACCGGCACGCCACCCTGTACAACATCGTGGGTTTCCAGACCAAGCTCACCTATCCCGAGCAGCGGCGCATCTTTACCGCCATTCCCGGACTGGAGAACGCCCGCTTCGCCCGCCTCGGCAGCGTGCATCGCAATACCTTCCTCAACGCTCCGACCTGTCTGACGCGCTCCCTGCAGTTGAAGAGCGATCCGAGGATCTTCTTCGCCGGGCAGATCACCGGGGTGGAGGGGTATGTGGAGTCGGCGGCCATCGGTTTTCTGGCGGGGCTCTTCGCTCCCCGCACGCTGCGGAACGAAACGCTCCCCCACCCGCCGCTCACCACCGCTCTCGGAGCGCTGCAGAGCCACCTGGCCGATTCCAGTCCCGAGAATTTCCAGCCGATGAACGTCAACTACGGCCTCTTCCCTCCCCTGGAAGGACGCAAGATGAAGCGGGCCGACCGCCGTCTGGCCATGGCCGAGCGGGCTCTGGCCGACCTTGAATCATGGCGCAAGAACCTGGATCTATAGGTCCCATGGGACCCATAAGTCCCATAAGACCCATGGAAAGAAGATCATGACCTCTCCCCACGAAATCGTCCTTGCCTCCGCCTCCCCCCGCCGCCGGGAACTTCTGCAGTCGGTGGGCATCTCCTTCGCCGTCGTGCCCAGCCGGGCCGCAGAGGAGGTCCTCCCCGGCGAGACGCCCGAGGAGCATGTCATCCGCCTGAGCAAGGACAAGGCCCGTGAAGTGGCGGACCGTCCCGAAGCGCCCGGACGCTGGTTCATCGGCAGCGACACCATCGTTCTGCGGGACGACGCCATCCTGGGAAAACCGGAAGATGTCGAAGACGCCGCCCTCATGCTGCGCTCCCTCTCCGGCCGCTCTCACCGGGTGCTTTCGGGCTACGCGGTATTCGATCGCCGGAGCGGCTCCACGGTTGCCGGGGTCGTCTCCACCGTGGTCCGGTTCAAGGAGTTGACAGCAGAGGAGATCGCGGGGTACATTGCCACCGGTGAGCCGCTGGACAAGGCCGGTGCCTACGCCATTCAGGGGATCGGCGCCTTCATGGTCCTCGGCATCGAGGGAAGCTACACCAACGTGGTCGGCCTCCCCCTGTGCGAAGTGGTGGAGGTGCTGGAGCGCCTGGGGGCAGTCCGGCTCTTTGAGCGTGAGGAGTGAGAAGCAAAATCCTCTGAACTCCCTGCCTTTACGCCTTACCCCTCACGCCTCACCCCTCACGGGTTTATCATGTCCATCAAAGACAATCTCGAACATATCCGCGGCCGTATCGCCGCCGCCTGCGCCCGCAGCGGCCGTGATCCCGACTCCGTGCGTCTGGTGGCGGTCTCCAAGACCAAGCCCGCCGCCATGATCGACGAGGCGGCCGCCGCCGGCCAGATCATCTTCGGCGAAAGTTATGTGCAGGATTTCCTAGGGAAAATCGAGGAGGTCCGCTCCAAGCCCGAATGGCACTTCATCGGCGCCCTTCAGAGCAACAAAGTGAAATATCTGCGGGGAAAGGTGGTGCTCATCCACTCGGTGGACCGCCTTTCCCTGGCCCGGGAGGTCGACCGCCAGTGGGGGAAGCTCGGCCGGACGGTCGATATCCTGCTGCAGGTCAACATCGGCGGCGAAGAGACCAAGGCCGGCACGGCTGAAGAAGAGTTGAAGAACCTCGTCCGCCGGACGGCGGAGCTGCCCAACGTGCGCATTCGTGGGCTGATGACCCTCCCGCCCTTCCTGGACGATCCGGAGGAGGTGCGTCCCTATTTCCGCAGGCTCCGGGAGCTGGCTGACGGGATCAGGAAACTGGGGATCGCCGGGGTGGAGATGGAGGAACTTTCCATGGGCATGAGCCACGATTTCGAAGTGGCCGTCGAGGAGGGCGCGACGCTGGTGCGCGTCGGCACAGCCATCTTCGGCGAGAGGGAGAGGAAATAGATGGAGCACCCACCGAGAGCCCTGTGGGCGAGCCGCCTCGGCTTCATCCTGGCCGCCGCCGGAAGCGCCGTCGGTCTGGGCAATGTCTGGAAGTTCCCCTACATCG
The genomic region above belongs to Desulfuromonas sp. TF and contains:
- a CDS encoding metallophosphoesterase family protein, with amino-acid sequence MTGFPEDVGDKDQGRLLAVGDIHGCLDHLERLMARVEPTQSDRIVFMGDYIDRGPDGKGVIDYLIEFGGRFPETVFLKGNHEAMFLDFLAGRNQWLFLYNGGASTLESYQEERGIRIPKAHFNFFSTLRLYHETDKFIFVHAGLRPGKPLERQEEKDLLWIREEFITSSFDWGKTVVFGHTPQKQPLLDKNKICVDTGAVFGNSLSCCDVEKRRCWTSRPLPPA
- a CDS encoding U32 family peptidase, producing MLQPELLAPAGDLEKLQTALDYGADAVYAGGEQFGLRAPAGNFTLQDLGRAREMTSTRGKRLYLTLNAYLRPGEIESLCAYLEALRPLDLDAYIVSDPGVLAQVRRLDPQRPIHLSTQANTTNASAVRFWQESGVSRVNLARELTLEEIRDIGSGCDVELEAFVHGALCVAYSGRCLLSAALTGRSANQGACAQPCRWKYGLMEETRPGEYFPVEEDGRGTYLMNSRDLCLVEYLPELLAAGVGSLKIEGRMKSRYYVAAVTRVYRAALDAWLKDPDTWRFDPLWREELDKVSHRPYGTGFLFGGDDPQIHRRDSRYVRLYDFVGVVQSVAAGGKGVVQGRNRFFPGDSLELIGPGMRGTGFHAGTLFSENGEPLAAGQPNARIVMDLPDGTQPGDLLRKTVLG
- the ybgF gene encoding tol-pal system protein YbgF → MRIHFSIIMILSAVLSGCAVPQPLPKQALTRADLQSLEQGQEDLSRQMQKIQDNVLLVEARMQDQQQIIEEMKTALAALKVTPAGEKTEPETAEGGGVSPGTALSPTEIYLQAFADYTSGRFQQGIAGFESFISRYPESEYAGNARYWLGECYYSLQQYEQAAQEFARLVEEYPQSNKTPEALLKMSSALLRMEQPDRAGQALKILLQRYPDSSAAKKARQTEPFSTILQNGGM
- a CDS encoding LysM peptidoglycan-binding domain-containing protein: MIRRMTLLLCLLLLPFSVPAQESARTYVIKKGDTLWGISERFLKDPYYWPNLWANNPFVSNPHFIYPGQKINIYDGRIEIVPVRPETKAPVEAPPITAIPPAEAAAVPLPEPQESITIKTRSGAEGFISREELDSAGILIDTVDNRILMATGDQVFLKIDDPASLSPGEPFSLFRIGREVEHPVTGEPLGYQVVSLGALQVTDIDGAVATAKITVAHEEIQRGDRLRPVPPDRSEVVLKSSNRDLSGYLVAAKSDQVLLGQHDIVYVDLGSEDGLESGNLLYISRSRKATELALEEDIQLPDVLLGSAVVLETRPQTATALVLKSADALQLGDRVSTVTRQ
- the dprA gene encoding DNA-processing protein DprA, which translates into the protein MTSEEKDWLRLHLTRGLGRTGIIQLMQAFGSVREILTAGPKAWTERAGVRAAVAVELPGGNDPRLEEACRSLETIQAGIVNLWDERYPCLLRKIHDPPALLYVRGRIPGEESLAVVGARKASHAARRLTAEICTELAGRDITIVSGLARGIDSAAHQGALEGGGSTVGVLGCGIDLVYPSENARLFQQTAERGAVISEYPPGTPPLSGHFPGRNRIISGMSRGVLVVEAAEGSGSLITVDFALEQGREVFAVPGPVYASNGAGVNRLLKEGAHVVTEARDILEILWPQIPPREVRHREDSFAAALPDTARDIYLHLGDEPLHVDDLVQKSGLTPMDVSAILLHLELRGGVEQLPGMRFVRRRGP
- a CDS encoding DUF494 domain-containing protein; this encodes MRERVLAIVTLIARYVMEDRDPLTESDLVEELLAVGFEAEEIDAAFSWMESLSLQTSTQTDVLLSLPPQRIFTPEEIQLISCEARGFLSRLRSLGILDEHAQEEIIDRAMQVAEDELSLKEMKTLTALTLFARSHEDWRREVDCFMEDDWSRLYH
- the topA gene encoding type I DNA topoisomerase, encoding MTKSLVIVESPAKAKTIEKFLGKGYKVLASYGHVRALPSKQGSVDVAHDFEPKYHILPESKKQIATLKKEVQQSDELILATDLDREGEAIAWHLLEALDIDEQGDSPKVKRVTFHEITKGAIQKAMAEPRRIARELVDAQQARSILDYLVGFNLSPFLWKKIRYGLSAGRVQSVALRLVCEREKEIGAFVSREYWTIEALLASAAGKSFRARLSAVDGKKLDKFAIETESAAKELVDAIAREEFRVDQLTRSEKKRNPAAPFTTSTLQQEASRKLGFSARKTMTVAQKLYEGIDIGEGSVGLITYMRTDSVALSDVATSEAKEVITGMFGAEYALDKPRVYKSKAKNAQEAHEAIRPTIIGQTPEKLKAFLSSDQYRLYQLIWKRTVASQMAIAILDATTVDIAAGKRFVFRASGQVIRFPGFMKLYIEGTDDTEEEQEGTLPSLEEGEAVQRQELLPDQHFTQPPPRYTEASLVKTLEEYGIGRPSTYASIMNTLVTRKYVRLEKRAFYAEDVGMVVNDLLVKHFTRYVDYDFTAGMEENLDAISRGEKKWRPVLGEFWEPFISLLKQKEKEVSKEDVTTEKTDRDCPECGKPLVIKLGRSGRFLACSGFPECRHTEPLSGEEQEEPEVSEEKCDKCGAHMLIKMGRYGKFLACSAYPECKNIQPLVKPTALGITCPECKEGELMEKKSRYGKIFYSCNRYPQCKYALWDQPINEPCPKCGYPVIVEKVTKRFGTYRKCPTENCDYKLVLVEPEKKESAAKKPAAKGKTKKGAKA
- the trmFO gene encoding methylenetetrahydrofolate--tRNA-(uracil(54)-C(5))-methyltransferase (FADH(2)-oxidizing) TrmFO, whose translation is MESEPLNKIIVIGGGLAGCEAAWQAAGEGAEVLLYEMKPQRFSPAHNSSNLGELVCSNSLRGTGMNNAVGCLKEELRRCASLFMEAADATAVPAGGALAVDREAFSAYLTGKIEAHPRITLVRDEVTAIPAEGTVIIASGPLTSEALSADIARRAGGEHLYFYDAIAPIVEADSIDFSKAWRASRYGKGGDDYVNCPLTREEYFAFIEALKGAQKVPARDFEKMIHFEGCMPIEEMAERGEMTPAFGPMKPVGLADPRTGREPFAVVQLRQDDRHATLYNIVGFQTKLTYPEQRRIFTAIPGLENARFARLGSVHRNTFLNAPTCLTRSLQLKSDPRIFFAGQITGVEGYVESAAIGFLAGLFAPRTLRNETLPHPPLTTALGALQSHLADSSPENFQPMNVNYGLFPPLEGRKMKRADRRLAMAERALADLESWRKNLDL
- a CDS encoding nucleoside triphosphate pyrophosphatase yields the protein MTSPHEIVLASASPRRRELLQSVGISFAVVPSRAAEEVLPGETPEEHVIRLSKDKAREVADRPEAPGRWFIGSDTIVLRDDAILGKPEDVEDAALMLRSLSGRSHRVLSGYAVFDRRSGSTVAGVVSTVVRFKELTAEEIAGYIATGEPLDKAGAYAIQGIGAFMVLGIEGSYTNVVGLPLCEVVEVLERLGAVRLFEREE
- a CDS encoding YggS family pyridoxal phosphate-dependent enzyme yields the protein MSIKDNLEHIRGRIAAACARSGRDPDSVRLVAVSKTKPAAMIDEAAAAGQIIFGESYVQDFLGKIEEVRSKPEWHFIGALQSNKVKYLRGKVVLIHSVDRLSLAREVDRQWGKLGRTVDILLQVNIGGEETKAGTAEEELKNLVRRTAELPNVRIRGLMTLPPFLDDPEEVRPYFRRLRELADGIRKLGIAGVEMEELSMGMSHDFEVAVEEGATLVRVGTAIFGERERK